In Vibrio atlanticus, the following proteins share a genomic window:
- a CDS encoding patatin-like phospholipase family protein yields the protein MNSGIITNIDTAIDLDYYAKFIAGKTALVAQGGGQRSIFTSGVLDAFLLSNFDPFDEFFGTSAGALNLCAYLCRDKGLGRSFLLDLTTSPEFFNLFSYIRHRKNLGLEWALEQIMAYPYKLDLDLGRQTLGDRHFYAAVTDSKDLRDHYFPVLGEDWYKVMIATCAIPRLYNDEIFIGDNAYVDGGVSACIPVQEAWRRQARSIVVIRTEPTLEEEVEVQANSTRLKTPKPISAEELEWFRESFDSVQGHWQQKVEQWKTDWSSFFQQQILSSKEQKRDRSHLDLLNGGRWLFGADDIYRLSHLIGDKFDSGLADMLMVHYQTYSLTQDFLNSPPDDAFVVQIAPSKPLKSNSLMSNKEDLLHDYELGLEAGYRFVETYTSTKNARSSHMPQLATITAEK from the coding sequence ATGAATAGTGGGATTATAACCAATATTGATACAGCAATAGACTTAGATTATTACGCTAAGTTTATTGCTGGAAAAACAGCACTGGTCGCTCAGGGTGGGGGGCAGAGAAGTATTTTCACTTCTGGAGTGCTGGATGCCTTTCTTCTTTCTAATTTTGACCCCTTCGACGAATTCTTTGGTACTTCCGCAGGTGCTTTAAACCTATGCGCCTATCTGTGCCGCGATAAAGGCCTTGGCCGTTCTTTCCTTCTCGACCTTACAACGTCCCCTGAATTCTTCAATCTCTTTTCTTATATACGACACAGAAAGAACCTTGGATTAGAGTGGGCCTTAGAACAAATCATGGCTTACCCATACAAGCTTGATTTGGATTTAGGACGACAAACGCTAGGCGATCGCCATTTCTATGCAGCCGTCACGGATTCTAAAGATTTACGAGATCACTACTTCCCTGTATTGGGTGAAGATTGGTACAAAGTGATGATTGCAACCTGTGCGATTCCTCGCTTATACAATGATGAAATCTTTATTGGCGACAATGCTTATGTGGATGGTGGTGTATCAGCTTGCATCCCAGTTCAAGAAGCGTGGCGTAGACAAGCCCGTTCCATTGTTGTGATCCGAACTGAGCCTACGCTAGAGGAAGAGGTCGAGGTTCAAGCTAACAGTACGAGATTAAAAACACCCAAACCGATATCAGCCGAAGAACTGGAATGGTTCCGCGAATCTTTTGACAGTGTTCAAGGTCATTGGCAACAAAAAGTGGAACAGTGGAAAACCGATTGGAGCTCGTTCTTTCAACAACAAATTCTCAGCTCAAAAGAACAGAAGCGCGACAGATCACATTTGGATTTACTGAATGGTGGTCGATGGTTATTCGGGGCGGATGACATCTATAGATTAAGTCATTTAATTGGTGATAAGTTTGATTCCGGCTTAGCAGATATGCTGATGGTGCATTACCAAACTTACTCATTGACTCAGGATTTTTTGAACTCCCCACCAGACGATGCTTTTGTAGTGCAAATTGCCCCGAGTAAGCCGCTGAAATCCAATTCATTAATGAGTAATAAAGAAGATTTACTGCACGATTATGAATTGGGTTTAGAAGCCGGTTACCGATTTGTTGAAACTTATACCTCTACGAAAAATGCCCGCAGTTCACACATGCCACAGTTGGCAACCATTACTGCTGAGAAGTAA
- the pyk gene encoding pyruvate kinase: MTAELRKTKIVTTLGPSTDKGNVLEEIIKAGANVVRMNFSHGTSDDHIQRAENVRAIAKKLGTQIAILGDLQGPKIRVSTFKDGKIQLAVGDQFTLDSSLGLGEGNQQAVGLDYKELPNDVSANDILLLDDGRVQLKVTEVEGCRVHTEVIIGGPLSNNKGINKKGGGLSAEALTEKDKRDIVTAAQIKVDYLAVSFPRNGEDMHYARQLAREAGLEAHLVAKVERAETVATVENMDDIIMASDVVMVARGDLGVEIGDPELVGVQKQLIRRARALNRTVITATQMMESMISAPMPTRAEVMDVANAVLDGTDAVMLSGETAAGDYPVETVKSMAEVCIGAEKMAGINNQSNYRIDRTFVTAEETVSMATIYSANHMEGIKGVVTLTESGRTALMMSRLSADMPIYALSRNEGTLNRCTLYRGVTPIYFETEAKDSFDIALSTLTCLKEQEHLKFGDLVIVTQGDIMDVAGSTNCMRILPVT; this comes from the coding sequence ATGACAGCCGAATTAAGAAAAACGAAAATCGTCACAACGCTAGGCCCTTCTACTGATAAAGGTAACGTGCTTGAAGAGATCATCAAGGCCGGTGCCAATGTCGTCCGTATGAACTTCTCTCACGGCACTAGCGACGACCATATACAACGTGCAGAAAATGTCCGAGCAATAGCCAAAAAACTTGGTACTCAGATCGCTATTCTCGGTGACTTACAAGGTCCCAAGATTCGAGTGTCAACATTCAAAGATGGCAAAATCCAACTTGCCGTTGGTGACCAATTTACTCTCGACAGTAGCCTTGGTTTAGGCGAAGGCAACCAACAAGCGGTCGGCCTTGATTATAAAGAATTACCTAACGACGTTTCAGCTAACGACATCCTGCTGCTAGACGATGGTCGTGTACAGCTAAAAGTAACCGAAGTGGAAGGTTGTCGCGTTCATACCGAAGTCATCATTGGCGGCCCTCTCTCGAATAATAAAGGCATAAACAAGAAAGGCGGCGGCCTGTCCGCAGAAGCGCTGACAGAAAAAGACAAGCGCGACATCGTCACCGCCGCACAAATCAAAGTGGATTACCTCGCGGTGTCTTTCCCACGCAACGGCGAAGACATGCACTACGCTCGTCAACTCGCACGTGAAGCAGGTTTAGAAGCTCACCTTGTAGCAAAAGTAGAGCGAGCAGAGACGGTAGCCACTGTTGAGAACATGGATGACATCATAATGGCCTCAGATGTGGTCATGGTGGCTCGTGGTGACCTCGGAGTCGAAATTGGCGATCCTGAATTGGTCGGAGTACAAAAGCAGCTTATACGCCGTGCTAGAGCGCTTAACCGAACGGTGATCACCGCAACCCAAATGATGGAATCGATGATTTCAGCGCCAATGCCAACCCGTGCCGAAGTCATGGACGTTGCCAATGCGGTACTTGATGGAACAGATGCGGTCATGCTTTCAGGTGAAACAGCTGCAGGTGATTACCCGGTCGAAACCGTAAAATCGATGGCTGAAGTGTGTATTGGTGCTGAGAAAATGGCGGGGATTAACAACCAATCCAATTACCGAATTGACCGCACGTTTGTGACCGCCGAAGAAACCGTTTCGATGGCGACTATCTACTCGGCAAACCATATGGAAGGCATTAAAGGCGTAGTCACTCTCACTGAATCAGGCCGTACTGCACTGATGATGTCTCGTCTAAGTGCAGATATGCCTATCTACGCACTATCTCGTAACGAAGGAACACTTAATCGCTGTACCTTGTACCGAGGTGTAACACCTATCTACTTCGAGACAGAAGCCAAAGACAGTTTTGACATTGCCCTATCTACGCTCACCTGCCTAAAAGAGCAAGAGCATCTTAAATTTGGCGATCTCGTTATCGTCACTCAAGGCGACATTATGGATGTGGCGGGATCAACCAACTGTATGAGAATCTTGCCTGTCACCTAA